A section of the Methanosarcina mazei S-6 genome encodes:
- a CDS encoding class II glutamine amidotransferase, producing MCGIIGFIDRTKSRMDGSGIKAALSLMNERGSGDGAGYAAYGIYPEYADYYALHVFFDNLAEPKKKVDELLQQWGEIVHQEEIPTTPQPGIRKVHIPWRYFFKPSEDLMAGRMNSENDVVTYIVMEVNANVKGATIFSSGKNMGVFKASGWPEDVANFYRIEDYKGYIWLAHNRYPTNSPGWWGGAHPFNLLNWSVVHNGEITSYGTNQRYVEGYGYKCTLFTDTEVVAYLFDLLGRQHELSHEMIVRALAPPFWDDIDRMPEKEAELNKAVRLTYGSALMNGPFAIVVGTDEGIVGFTDRIKLRPLVVGENGSKLYISSEEAAIRTLDPEVKSIYTPRAGEPIIGRFIE from the coding sequence ATGTGTGGAATAATAGGCTTTATAGATCGAACAAAGTCCAGAATGGACGGGTCGGGCATAAAAGCCGCTCTTAGTCTCATGAATGAAAGAGGCAGTGGAGACGGGGCAGGCTATGCTGCATACGGGATTTACCCCGAATATGCGGACTACTATGCTCTTCATGTTTTCTTTGATAACCTGGCTGAACCAAAAAAGAAGGTTGATGAACTCCTCCAGCAGTGGGGAGAAATAGTTCACCAGGAAGAAATTCCGACTACCCCTCAACCAGGAATCAGAAAGGTCCATATCCCCTGGAGATATTTCTTCAAACCCTCGGAAGACCTGATGGCAGGAAGGATGAACTCTGAAAATGATGTTGTAACGTACATAGTCATGGAAGTAAACGCCAATGTAAAAGGCGCCACAATATTTTCCTCCGGCAAAAATATGGGGGTTTTCAAAGCTTCAGGCTGGCCTGAGGATGTAGCAAACTTCTACAGGATTGAAGACTACAAGGGCTATATCTGGCTTGCTCACAACCGCTACCCAACCAACTCTCCGGGCTGGTGGGGAGGAGCTCACCCTTTTAACCTGCTTAACTGGTCAGTAGTGCACAATGGAGAAATTACCTCATACGGCACTAACCAGCGCTATGTCGAGGGGTACGGATACAAATGTACCCTCTTTACCGATACCGAAGTTGTAGCTTACCTTTTCGACCTTCTCGGAAGGCAGCACGAACTCTCCCATGAAATGATCGTCAGGGCTCTTGCCCCTCCGTTCTGGGACGACATAGACAGAATGCCGGAAAAGGAAGCTGAATTAAATAAGGCAGTCCGCCTGACCTATGGGTCTGCCCTTATGAACGGTCCTTTTGCTATTGTTGTCGGCACTGATGAAGGAATTGTAGGATTTACTGACAGAATTAAGCTTCGCCCCCTCGTAGTTGGAGAAAACGGAAGCAAACTTTACATCTCCAGTGAAGAAGCAGCAATAAGGACCCTTGACCCCGAAGTAAAGAGTATTTACACTCCCAGGGCAGGAGAACCCATAATAGGGAGGTTTATCGAATGA